Part of the Crossiella cryophila genome, GCCGATCGAGCCGCCCGCCTCTTCGATGATCTTGGCGGTGGGCAGCAGTTGTTCCCGGATCTCCCGGCCCATGTCGTCGTCCCCGCAGGCGGCGATCAGCAGGGCCAGCCGTTCCTCGCCGCCCTGGCCGAGCCGGTACAGGTGCTGGGCGATCGGCCGGAACTGGGTGCCGACGTAGGCGATCATGTCCGGGTCGGCGGCCATCCCGTTGCTGCTCATGGTGTTGTGCTCCTCATCCGTTCGCGGTGCCGTGCCCGGCGGTCCGGTCGTCCAGTCCCGGCGGCGGGCCGGGCAGCGCGGGCGCGCCGAGCCGGGTGCCGGTGGCGAACCGGGTCCGGCGTTTGCGGCGGCCCAGCACGCCAGGGGCCACCACGGTCTCGGTGCCCCAGGTCTGTTCGTCCTCGGCCAGCCAGGTGTCCCGGTCCCGGTCGCCCTTGCCCTGCGCGCCGGCGCCGGGTCCGCCCGCGGTGGGCGGGTGGAACGGCACGCCGCCGTTCCCGGCGTTCCCCTTCGGACCGTCCACACCGGACGGTCCACCCAGGGTCGGCACGACCGGTTTGCCGCCGCCGGTGGCGGTGTACGGCGCGGTGGCCGACGGGGACAGGCCGACCTTGCCGCCACCGGCCGGACCAAGTCCACTGTGGACGGACAGCGGGTCGGCGCTGGACATGGTCATCGGCAGTGCCGCGTTGGGCGGGCGCAGGGGTGGCAGCGGCGGCGGGGTGCGGCGCAGGGACTGGAGGTAGCGCTCCACCGGTGACTGGCCGCCGGTCTGCGGTCCGCTGCCGCCCGGCGGCTGGAAGGGCTGGCGGATGCGGTCCTTCTGTTCCAGGCGACCGTTTCCGCGTGGTCCGACGATGTTGCCGTTGGGGGTGACCCTGGACCCAGGCGGCACGATGATGGGTCGGCCGTCCGGGCCCAGCACGGGTTTGCCGTCGGGTCCGTACACGGTGCCGTCGGTGCCGACGTGCGATCCGGTTGGCACCTTGATCATCGAGTTGGGCCCGCTGATCACGCTGGTCGGCCCCTTCGGACCGGGGTTCGGGCCGAGGCCGGGCGGCGGTGGCGGTGGCACGGAGCCGCCGCCGATCTCACTCTGCCCGCCGCCGCCCTCGGGTGCGCCGGGTCCGCCGTCCGGGCCGGGTCCGGGGCCAGGCCCGGTTTCGGGGCCGGGGCCCGATCCCGGTGGCAGCACGAACCGGACCGGGGTGACGACGGTGGGCAGGTGCGTGGCGGCGGCCCGGTAGTCCTTGTCCAGCTTGGTGATCGCGTTGGTCGCGGCGACGTCCAAAGTGGCCGCCTGGTGGTCGCCCCAGATCTTCTTGGCCGCGATCTCCAGCCGCTCCCACATCCCGCCCTCGGTGACCTTGCCGCCGAGCAGAGTGCTCCTCGGGTAGCTCTCCTCGTCCTTGTGGTAGTCCCGTGGCCCGTGTGCGCGGAAGTCGGCCACCAGCTCCGGTGAGGTCCAGATCGCGGTGATCGCGCCGCCCGGCCAGGCCAGCGCGGATCCCTTGCCGCTGACCGGGAAACCCAGTCCGGTGTCGTAGCTGAAGGACTTCTCGCCCAGCCACTCTTGGTAGCCGTCGTTGAGCGTCACGGTGGCCTGCCGCAGCGCCTCCTTGGCATCGCCGAGGGCGTCCCAGGCCGTGCGCACCTTGCTGAGCTGGGCGACCAGGTCGCCGCACTTGTACATCAGGTCGTCGAGCACGTTCCAGAACGCGTTCGCGCCCGTGCCCTGGAAGTGGTCGCCGCGGTGACCCACCTGGTCGCGCTCGGTCTTCAGCGGGGTGACCTGGGCGGTGAGCCAGTCGGCCGCGCCCTTCAGGGTGCTGCCCGCACGCTCGAAGGTGGCCCGGTTGGCCACCGTGCTGTAGTCGGACAGCAGCGCGTCCAGGATCTTGGCGCCGTTGGCGTAGAACGGTTTCATCGCCTGTTCCAGCTCCGAGGTCGGATCGGCGACCCCGTAGTAGGAGGTGTAGAGGGTCATCGTCTCGACGTGCCACATGTTGCTGGGCAGGTGGTTGGCCGGTCCGCGTGGTCTGCGGAAGCAGTCCGAGGACAGCCAGCGCGGCGCGATCACGGTGGCCCGCTCCGGCACCGTGGGGTAGGTGCTGGTGGCGACCCCGTTGTCGCTGAAGAAGTTGATGGCCTCGTCCCAGCGCATGCCGATCAGCCCCGCTCGCGGCGGAGGGCGTCCGGCGGCGCCTCGTCCCAGATCGCGGCGAACGCGGCATCCGCCGGGGTTTCCCCGGCCATCGCGGCCCGCAGGTCGGCCCGCTGGTCCAGCAACGGCCCGAAGACCTCCAGGGTCACCTCGGCCATTTCCGCGCGGGCCCGCTCCAGCACTTCCAGGAGGGTGCGGGAGAGCTGTTCGGGCGGCATGGTGCGGTACTTGGCGGTGTGGAACTTCAGTCCCACCACCGCGTTCTGCGCGTCCACGGTCACCGTCACCAGGTGGTCCGCGGAGGTCGCCGAGGCCGTCCGGGCCGCGAGGTCGGCCTTCGCCGATTCGATCCGGTCACGCTGTTCCCTCAGCGTGTCCATGGCCTGGTGCAGTTGTGCCGCCAGCCAGTCGGCCATCGGATCCTCCCGGTGCGTGGTTGCGGGGGCCGCCGGCGGTGGCCCGGCCCCGCCTGCGGCGACCCAGCACCGCGGGCATCAGCTTGGGGTCGGTGCCCCAGGTCTCCTCGTCCTCGGCCAGCCAGGTCGACCGGTCGCGTTCACCCTTGTTCTGATCAGGCGCGCCCGCGCCCGGACCGCCCGCGGTGGGCGGGTAGAACGGCACTCCACCCAGTCCGTTGCCCTGACCACCGGTGCCCGGCGGGTCCTTGAGCAGCGACGGGCCGCCCTCGGTGGTCACTGTTTTTGACGCCGGCGGCGGAGGTGCGCCCTGCTGCTGGTGCTGGCCGCCGCCCGAACCCAGCGAGGGCCCGGAACTGGACCCTCCACTGTGGAGTCCGAGTGGCCCCTTCGGCGTCACCGACGGCGGTGGTGGCGTGTTGGAGAGCAGGGTCGGCGGGGCGGGAGTGTTGTTGCCGCGCAGGGACTTGAGGTACTTGTCCAGTTCGGACTCGGCGGGTTTGTCGCCCGGCGCGGTGGTCTCCGGCCGGGACAGCCGGTCCTTCTCGGTGAGCTTGGTCCCGTTGCGGCCGACGATCTCACCGTCGGAGTTGATCCGGGACCCGGGCGGCACGATGATCGGCCGCCCGAAGGCGTCCAGCAACGGCTTGCCGTCCGGGCCGCGCACCACGCCGTCGGCGCCGATGGTGGACTTGCCGGGCACCTTCAGCACCGAGTCCGGGCCCGGCCGGTTGGGACCGTTGGGGCCGTTGGGGTTGGTCGGATCCTTCTTGCCCGTGCCCGGCCCCTGCGAACCGGGGTTCGGGATGGGTGGCGGCGGATTTCCCTTGCCGTCCTTGGGCCCCTTGGGTCCGCCCGTGCCTGGCGGCTTCGGCGGACCGTCCTTGCCCGGCGGCGGTTTGGGCGGTCCGTCCTTGGGCCCACCGGGTGGTGGGGGCGGCGGCGGACCACCGCCGGGCGGGGGCGGCGGTTTGGGGTTGCTCAGGTCGAGCTGGACCGGGGTGATGATGGTCGGCAGGTAGGTCGCGGCCTCGTTGTAGCTGGCGCCGAGGGATTGCACCGCCTTGGCCGCCGGACCGTCCAATGTGGTCCGGAGGTGTTCCAGCCACAGGTTCTTGGCGATCTCCTCCAGGGTGTTCCAGAACGCGGCGTTGCGGGCGTCCGCGCCGATCTTGCTGCTGCGCGGGAACTGCTCGCCCCCGCTCCAGTAACTGGACCCGGATGGTTCGTTGGCCTTGAGGTCCTGGCGGAACTCCTCGCAGGTCCACACCGCGGTGAACGCGCCGCCCGGCCAGGCCAGTGCCGAGCCGGTGCTGGTGATCCGGCCGAAGATCCCGGTGTCGTAGCTGACCGGCTTGGCGGAGAACCAGTCCGTGTAGGCGGCGGAGATCTTGTCGATGGCCACCAGCAGGCCGCCCTTGGCCTCGTCGATCTCCTTGGTGGCCGGGTTGTCCAGCCAGCCCTGGGCATCGGCCAGCGCGTTCCAGGCGTGTCCCTGCCGCACGCCGAGCTGGCGCACCACGTCCTCGCACTTGTACACCAGGCCGCCCAGCAACTTCCAGAACGCGGTCGCGCCCGCGCCCTGGAGGTCGTCGCCCTTGTGCCCGATGGTCTTCTGCTCCGCCTTGAGCTTGGCCGCCTGGGAGTTGAGCAGATCCTTGGCGCCGTTGAGGGTGCGGAAGGCCCGGTTGAACGTCTCCGGCTGCGCCACCGTGTTCACCCCGGCCCGCAGCGAGTCCACGATCTTGCGCGCGTTGCCGTAGAACTCGTTCATCGGCTTGGTGAGCGTTTCCGAGTCGGTGTCGGCCACACCCCAGTAGTTCATCCAGTTCGTGGCGTACTTGACGTAGTACTCGTGCTTGTCGCCGCTCTTGCCCAGCTCGCCGTTGACCGCGCTCCAGCAGTCCCACTTGAGCCACTTCGCGCCCGCCACGGTCTGCCGGTTGGGCACGACGGGATAGGTGGCGCCGTCCTGGAAGATGTTGAGGGCCTGTTCCCAGGTCCACTTCGACCAGTCCACCGGACCGAGTGGGGCTTCGTTGGCCATCGCGGGTCAGCTCCCGCCGGTGCCGGGCCCGGCGGCCGGTTTGCCGCCGAAGATCACGCCGAGCTGGTACGCGCTGAGTTCGGTGGACAGCTTGATGTTCTCGTCCTCACCGGCCAGCGCGATCCGCACCACGTCGCCGATGTTCTTGTTCAGCCGCTCCAGCGAGGTCCGCAGTTCCTGGAACTGGGTGTGCAGCGTGGGCGCGGTGCCGGTGGCCGACTCGTACCGGTCCATCAGCACCTTGGCAGGCTGGAAGCTCTCCGAGCCCGCGAGCAGGCTGCGGGTCTTCTCATCGAGCACATAGGACAGTTCCCGCACGTGCTCGTTGCCGGCCAGCTCGTCGACCATCGGCTGCAGCACCTTGCTCTGGAACTGCTGCAACCGGGAGACGGTGATCTTGATGTCCCCGCTGTCCGGCTTCTCGTCACCCATGCCCGTTTCCCTTTCCCAGTACCGGATCCCGGCTTACAGTCCGGTGAACTTGCCCGCGATGTTCGCGTCGGTGCGCCGGTAGTTGTCGTAGGACTGGTTCAGCGTCACCTGGGCCTTGCCGAAGCGGGTCTGCATGTCGTTGGTGGCGCTGGTCCAGGTGCCCTGCACCTGCTCCCACATGCTCGCCGCGTCACCGGTCCAGGTCTCGGCCATCGGCTTGATCTGGCTGCGCAGTTGCGCCAGCGCGTCCAGGATCGCCTTGGTCTGGGCCTGCATCTGGTCGGCCAGGTGCGGGAGGTTGCCGCTGACCGAGAATCCGTCGTGCATGCTGCTGCTCCTCTGCTGCGGTGCGGTGATCAGGAGGTGAGGGAACGGAAAACCCGGTCGCCGTCGCCACCGGTGAAGGCGCCCTGGGAGAGCAGCGCGATGTCCGCCTCGACGTCGTTCATCTGCTGGTCGCTGATGCCGACCAGTTCGCCGATCTCGTCCAGGGAGTTGACGATCCGGTTGTAGTCCTCCATCCAGGCCTGCAGGTTGTTCAGGAAGGTCTGGGAGGCCTGGCCCTGCCAGTTCCCGCGCAGGTCGGTGGAGATGTTGGCGACGGCGCCGCCGATGGCGCGGCAGCTGTCCAGGCAGGTCTGGATGGCCTGGTAGCCACCCTTCATGCCGGTGTCGGTCTTCTGGAAGTACGGCGTGCTCATCCGGTGGGGTCCTTTCCCGTGGTGCGCTCCGCCCCCAGGACATCAACTCGCGGGCGGGCGGACCATGCTGAACCACCGGCAGAAACCGCCTGCGGTTCCGCCGGTCAGGAAGTGCAGGCGGTCGCCGCGGGCAGCACGGTGCCGCCACCACGCAACGCGGCCGGGTCCAGCGCCGCCCCGGTCGGCAGCAACGCCAGCAGGCTGGTGGACAGCCCCACGGCGGCGGTGGCCCCGTAGCCCAGGGCCTTGGCGCCCTCGGGCGGCACCGGGTACTTCACGCCGGTGTCGGTCACCAGGTACAGCGCGTCGCCCAGCCGTCCGGAGGCGGCGGTGGCCTTCACCAGCGCACCGGTCCCCGGCCGCACCGTGATCCGGTCCACCCGCGCGCACGGCGGCGCGATGCCCGGCTGGGCCAGTGGCGGCGCGCCGACCGCGGCGACCTGGTCGGACACGGTGAGCTGAGTTCGCGGGGTGCCGCCATCCGGCGTAACCAGCGCACACAGACTCTGTCCACTGTGGAGGGTCACCGCGCGCGGTGGCTTGACCGGCGGCGGCGGTTCGGCCTTGGCCAGGTTCTCGCTGACCAGGCGGCCGGGTAGCGGGGTCACCAGCACCTCGCCGCCACCGTAGGCGGCGCGGCGGAGTTCGGGATCCGCGGTCAGCAACCGGGCTTCCAGCTCGGAGATCGGCGCGAGTCCGGTGCCGGTGAGGACATAGCGCTGGGATGGTTCGCCGGAGACGGTGAACAACCGGCCGATCCGCGAGTCCACCGCGCCCAGCGCGGGTCCGGGCGCGCCGAGTCCGGCCAGGGTGCGCGGTGCGAAGTCCGGGCCGACCGGCAACGCGTCCAGCAGTGCGGCGGGGGCCTTGACCGGTTGCGGCATGCCGTCCAGGGCATCCAGCGCACCCCGGTTCGTCGCGACCCGGTGCCGCTTGCCCTGCCACAGCAAGGAGGTCACGCCGTCCGGGGTGATCACCACCACGGCGTCGTCGGGTCCGAGCGCCCGCCCGGAGCCGCCGCCGATCCGCAGCGCGGTGCTCCCGGCCTGGTCCCGGCCGACCGCCGCGCACACCTCCCACGGGTCCCTGGCGGGTGTGGGCAGCGCGTCGGGCGCGCCGATGATGCCCAGCGCGTCACCCCTGGGCACGTCCCGCAGCGAGGCATCGGCCACGTGCTTGACCACCAGCCGGTCCCCGGCGACGAGTTTGGCGGAGGCCAGGTTGAGCACCGGCAGCAGTTTCCCGCCCGCGTAGAGGAATCGGGCGCCGGTGGTGTCGGAGACCACCAGCGCGCCCTCCACCTTCCAGGAGGTGTTGCCGCCAGGGGAGATCAGGCCGAACACCAGCAGGCCGAGGCAGACCAGGGTGGCGATCAGGCCGCCGATGGTGCTGCCCCGGTAGGTGCGGTGCAGTGGGCTCTCGGGTGCGTCCGGGTCCACCCGCAGCAGCGCGGAGGACAGCCGGCCCATCATGAATCGGTGTGCCTGGACCTGGTCGGTCTTGGAGTTCACGGCTCAGCCCCCGATCCCGCGCATGTACGCGAACAGGCCGAGCAGCCACAATCCCAGTGGCAGCAGGGAGAACGCGGCCACGCTCTCCGCGATGTCGGCCAGCCGCCCCCACTGCGGCAGCAGCCTGCGGCCGGGCAGCGTCCAGCGGACCACGATCAGCACCGCGGCCAGCACGAACAGTCCGATCACCAGCGCCAGGGGTTTGGGTGCGCGTTCGTGCACCGCCAGCAGCAGCCACAGCACGCCGTACCCGCCGGGTGCCAGCACGGACAGCCGCTGCCACACACTGCCCAGCGCGCGGCCGTGCACCAGCAGCAACGCGCTGAGCACCGCGGCGAAGGTGGTGGCCTGCCAGGACGGATCTTGCACCACGAAGGTGAGCACCACCGCGCAGGCCGCGCCGACCGCGGCGAACAGCGCGGTGACGTAGGCGTCGGCGATCCGGCCCTTGGCCACCACCTCGTCCCCGGCGTGCGGTTCGAGGTCCTCCTGCAACTCCTGGGCGTTGGTGGGCAGCGCGGGCAGCCGCAGTCCGGACAGCCGGAAGGCGACCCTGGGCACGAACGCGCCGAGCAGCACGGCGAGCACCGCGATCACGGTGGCCGAGGCAGCCGCGCCGGCCCCGGTGAGCATCATCACCAGCCCACCGGTGGCGCACAGCAGGCCGGTGGTGGCGACCGAGACGAACACCGGCGCGGACCCGGCCACCGCGGCCAGTCCCAGCGCGGCGGCGCCCGCACCGGCCACGCAGGCGGCCAGGATCCGGGCCCCGGTGAGCACCTCGCCGGCGGGTCCGTCCGGGATGAGGAATCCGGCCAGCCCGACGAACGGGACCGCGGCCAGCGCGAGGGCGAGTGCGGCTGGCTGGTCGCCCAGGGCGCGGGCCGCGGTGGCCGCGCACACCAGCAGGAACACCGCGGCCAGTCCGGCGGCCAGCAGGATCGGCCAGGTGTTCGGGGCGGTGGCCAGCACGCCGAAGCCGAGGGTGAGCACGGCGAGCAGGCCGCCAAGGAGGGTCCACCGGCTGGCGTCGGGGCTCCAGGTGTCGGCGCGGTCGCGGGCCTCGGTGGAGAGGCCGTCGATGATGTCGTCGAAGTGCACGGTCGGCAGTTGCTCGCGCCGTGGCCGCAGGTGCAGGGTCTCGCCGTCGCGCAGGTTGAGCGCGTCGACGGTGGCCTCCTGGTCCAGTGGGGCCTCGCCGAGTCGCTGCAGGGTCCAGCCGTCGTGTTCGAGCCCGGCTTCGGCCAGGTCAGGCCCGGCGTAGCCGAGGATGGTCGGCATCATCTCGATCAGCGGGATGTCCCCCGGCACGGCCAGCTCGAAGCCGGTGGAGGGGGTCCGGACCCGGAGTTTGCACAGCCCGGAAGTGGTCGCCATGGCACACGCCTTTTCCTCGGCGACCGACGCGCGGCACCGGAGTGAACCGTCGCGTGGTCGGATTTCGTCACCTGTTGCGGAGCTGCCACCACAGCACGTCCGCTAGGGAAGGAATCCGGGCTTGAGTGTAATCACGTTCCGCAAGGGCCAGCGCAGGCCCGGACCGGAGATGCCCGAGGGCGAGCTGAGCATCCAGGAACCACCCACGCTGCCGGAGGTCCAGCGCAGCGCGGGCGCGATCATGATGTACCTGCCGATGGCGTTGTCCTCCACCGCGACCGTGCTGCTGTTCGTGCGGCCGGGGGAGAACGGCGCCTTCAGCTATCTGGCCGCCGGGCTGATGACGGTGTCCTCGATGGCCATGCTGATCGGCCAGCTGGGCCGCAGCGCGGGCGAGCGCAGGCAGAAGCTCAACGACGCCCGCCGGGACTACCTGCGTTACCTGGCCCAGTCCCGCCGCAAGGTGCGCGAAGTCGTGCTGCGCCAACGCGAAGCACTCGCCTGGCGGCATCCGGACCCGGCCGCGCTGTGGTCGCTGCCGGGCACGAGCAGGATGTGGGAGCGGGACGCCCAGGACGAGGACTTCGGCGAGGTGCGCGTCGCCCTCGGTCCGCAACGGCTGGCCTGGCGGCTGAACCCGTTGTCCACCAAGCCGGTGGACGATCTGGAACCGCTGTCCGCGCACGCGCTGCGCCGGTTCATCCACGCCTACGGCACGGTCGCCGACCAGCCGGTGGCGGTGTTCCTGCCCTCCTTCGCCCGGATCCTGTTGCGGGTGGCGGATCAGCGGGACGAGGAGCGGGTCAGGGCGCTGGCCAGGTCGGTGATCGCGCACCTCGCGGTGTTCCACTCCCCCGCCGAACTGCGCATCGTGCTGCTCACCCCGCCGGAGCGCCGGGCGGACTGGGAGTGGGTGAAGTGGTTGCCGCACAACCTGCACCCGAACGAGACCGACGGTGCGGGCGCCACCCGCCTGGTGGTGGAGTCACTGTCCGAACTGGACACCGCGCTCGGCGAGGAGTTCGCCAGTCGCCCGGCCTTCGACCCGGACGCCGTGCCGGATCGCGGCGAGCCGTGCGTGATGGTGTTCGTCGACGGCGTGCCGGTCCCGCCCACCGCGCGCCTGGCCGGACCGGGTTACCGCAACACCACCGTGCTCGACCTCTCCGGCGCACTGTCCGAACAGGACGATCCACAAACGCTGCGGCTGCGGATCGAGGACGGCACGCTCAAGCTGATCACCGTCGACCAGCACAACAAGGAGGTGGCAGGCGATCTCGGCCGGCCGGACGGGCTGGGCCTGGCCACCGCGTCCGCGCTGGCGACGCGGCTCGCGCCGTACCGGATGGGCGCGCCCCGCCGCTCCGCCGAACCGCTGTCCGCCGACTTCGACCTCACCACCCTGTTGGGCATCAAGGACATCCAGACCCACGACGTGGCCGCTGGCTGGGCCGCACCGCGTCCCGGCGGACGACTCCGGGTGCCGCTGGGCGTCGGTGCGAACGGTGCGCCGATCGAACTGGACATCAAGGAATCCGCGCAGGCCGGGATGGGTCCGCACGGCATGCTGATCGGCGCCACCGGCTCCGGCAAGTCCGAACTGCTGCGCACCCTGGTCCTCGCCCTTGCCCTCACCCACTCCTCGGAGATCCTCAACTTCGTGCTGGTGGACTTCAAGGGCGGCGCCACCTTCCTCGGCCTGGACGACCTGCCGCACACCTCCGCGGTGATCACCAACCTGGCCGATGAGGCCGCTCTGGTGGGCCGGATGCGCGAGGCCCTGCACGGCGAACTGGTCCGCCGCCAGGAACTGCTGCGCAAGGCGGGCAACCACAGTTCCGCCCTGGACTACGAACGCGCGCGGGCCGCGGGCGCACCACTGGACCCGTTGCCCACGCTGTTCGTGGTGGTGGACGAGTTCAGCGAACTGCTGGCCGCGCACCGGGATTTCATGGACCTGTTCATCATGATCGGCCGACTGGGGCGATCCCTGGGCGTGCACCTGCTGCTGGCCTCGCAACGCCTGGACGAGAGCCGCATCCACCAGCTCGAATCCCACCTGTCCTACCGGATCGGCCTGCGTACCTTCTCCGCCATGGAAAGCCGCGGCGTGCTCGGCGTGCCCGACGCCTACCAACTCCCGGCCGATCCTGGCAACGGGTTCCTCAAGAACGGCGTCGGCGCGCTGGAGCGGTTCAAGGCCGCCTACGTCTCCGGCCCGCACCGCACCGCCCGCCGCAACGTCGAACAGGCCGTGGTGGCCCAGCAGATCGTGCCGTTCACCGCCCGGTTCGTGGCCAACCGGGAGGTCGAACCCGAACCCACCCCCACGCCGGAACCGGAGGTCTCCACGCACAGCCTCCTGGAGGTGGCCGTGGATCGGTTGCGGGACAGCGGTCCGGCAGCGCACCGGGTGTGGCTGCCGCCACTGGACGCACCCAGTTCCCTGGACGAACTGCTGCCACCGTTGGAGATCACCCTCGAACACGGCCTGTGCGCCGCCGACTGGCCCGGCCGCGGCGGACTGCGGGTGCCGATCGGCCTGGTGGACCGGCCGTTCGAGCAGACCAGGGATCCACTGATCGTCGACCTGTCCGGCGCCGACGGGCACGTGGCCGTGGTGGGCGGGCCGCAGAGCGGCAAGAGCACCACCCTGCGCACCCTGATCACCGCCCTGGCGCTCACGCACAGCCCGGCCGAGGTCCAGTTCTACTGCCTGGACTTCGGCGGCGGCACCCTGTCCGGCCTGCAACGCCTGCCGCACGTGGGTGGCGTGACCGGACGCCTCGACCTGGACCGCATCCACCGCACCATCGGCGAGGTCACCGCCCTGCTGGCCCGCCGGGAACGCTTCTTCACCGACCACGCGGTCGATTCCATGCCGGCCTACCGGCGCAGGCGGGCCGCTGGCGAGTTCCCCGGCGAACGGCACGGCGACGTGTTCCTGGTGGTGGACGGCTGGTCCACCATCCGCCAGGACTTCATGGACCTGCTGCCCGTCTTCGCCGAACTCGCCGCCCGCGGTCTCAACTACGGCATCCACCTGATGCTCGCCTCCGGCCGGTGGAGCGAGATCGCCGCGGCGGTGCGCGATCTCGTTGGCACCCAACTGGAACTGCGCCTGGGCGACCCGGTCGACTCGGTGATCAACATGCGGGCCGCGGCCACCGTGCCGAAGATCCCCGGCCGCGGCCTCACCGAGAAGGAACTGCACTTCCGCACCGCACTCCCGTCCCTGGACGGCGTCGACGGCGAGGTCACCGAACACGTGGCCACCCTGGTCGACCGGATCGCCACCGCCTGGACCGGACCCGCCGCGCCGCCGGTGCGGATGCTGCCCCCGGTGCTGGCGCACGCGGAACTGCCCGCGCCCGAACAGGATGTGCGCATCCCACTCGGCCTGGACGACCAGAAACTGGAACCCCTCTGGCACGATTTCGCCGACAGCCCGCACCTGCTGGTCGTCGGTGACGTGGAGACCGGCAAGACCAACCTGCTGCGCCTGGTCATCGACGGCATCACCCGTCGCTACACCCCGGAAGAGGCCCGGATCATCACCGTGGACTACCGGCGGGGCCTCTACGAGGCGGTGCCCGAGGCACACCAGCTCGGCTACGCGGTGGCCGCGGACTCGGTACGCGAACTCATCGACGGGGTGGCCCGCGCGGTGCACACCCGGTTGCCCGGCCCGGACATCTCACCCGCGCGACTGCGGGCCAGGGACTGGTGGAGTGGTCCGCAGGTGTTCGTGGTGATCGACGACTACGACATGGTCACCACCTCCTCTGGCAACGCCTTCCAGCCGCTGTTCGACGCACTCGCCCAGGGCAACGCGCTCGGCCTGCACCTGGTGGTCGCCCGCGGCGCGAACGGCATCGGCCGGGGCGGCAACGATCCGTTGCTGCGCCGACTGGTCGAGGTCAACACCCCGGTGCTGTTGTTGTCCTGCCCCAACTCCGAGGGCCTGGTCTTCGGCGATGTCCGGCCGCGCACGCTGATCCCGGGCCGGGCGCAGTACGCCACCCGGCGCGGGACCACCCTGGTGCAGACCGCGCTGTCGGCCCACGAGGCCGCGCTCAGCGCGAAGTGATCACCGGCCGCCGCCGCGCCACCCGCGGCGGCGGCCCAGTGGCACCACCACGGCCACCGCACCCAGCAGGCACCCGGCCAGCGCGACGATCCCGGCCACGATCAACGCCGACCGTTGCGGCCCAACGGTATCCGGCACCGCCGCCAGCGCGACCGGTTCACGGCGCGCGGTCACCGGGGCCTCGGCCTGGTTCGCGGTCAACGCGGCCAGGGGGTCGAGCATGGCCAGCCCCGGCTGCCGATACGCCTTGTCCCGCAACCGCTTCGCCAGCTCACTACCGGTGATCTCCGGCCGGTAGGCCCGGATCAGCGCGGCAGCGGCCGCGACGTGCGCGGCGGCGAACGCCGGTCCCGACCCAACCACCTGCCCGCCACCCGGCCCGGTGCCCACCACCAGATTCCCTGGTGCGGCAAGGACTCCGGGGCTACCGGCCTCGGCCTTCCCGTCCGGACCCAGCGCACTCACCGCGAGCACCCCGGGAAATCCCGCCGGGTAGTACGGCCCCGGCTCCACCTTCTTGTTCGGCAAGCTGTCCGGCCCAGCGGCCGCCACGACCAACGCCCCGGCGGCCAGCGCACGCTCAATCGCCTTGCCCAGACCCGGATCCGCCTCCGCGACCCCGACCGCAACACAGATGACCCGCGCCCCCGCCGCCACCGCCGCGTCGATCGCCCCCGCGATCCCACCCGCACTCGGCACCCCGGACTTGTCCGTCCCCCGCACCGCGAGCACCCGCGCCCCCGGTGCCAGCCCAGCGAACTTGAACCCCTCCCGCACCGGCGCGCCGATCAGACTGGCCACCACTGTGCCGTGGCCCACACAGTCCTTGCCCGCGTCCCCCAGCGCCTCCACCGGCACCGCGGTCGAGTCCACCCCGGTGTCCACCACCGCCACGGTCACCCCGGCCCCGGTGCTCAACGGCCACAACCGGTCCGCGCCCAGGTACGGCAACTGCCACGGCGTCTCGGTGATCTTCTTGCCGGAGGAGCCGGTGCACGGCTGACCGGCCCGCAACACCTGCGGGATCTGCGGGAGAACGGTGTCCTGCGCGGCCGCCACGCCGCCGTTCGCGGCCAG contains:
- the eccCa gene encoding type VII secretion protein EccCa, with translation MSVITFRKGQRRPGPEMPEGELSIQEPPTLPEVQRSAGAIMMYLPMALSSTATVLLFVRPGENGAFSYLAAGLMTVSSMAMLIGQLGRSAGERRQKLNDARRDYLRYLAQSRRKVREVVLRQREALAWRHPDPAALWSLPGTSRMWERDAQDEDFGEVRVALGPQRLAWRLNPLSTKPVDDLEPLSAHALRRFIHAYGTVADQPVAVFLPSFARILLRVADQRDEERVRALARSVIAHLAVFHSPAELRIVLLTPPERRADWEWVKWLPHNLHPNETDGAGATRLVVESLSELDTALGEEFASRPAFDPDAVPDRGEPCVMVFVDGVPVPPTARLAGPGYRNTTVLDLSGALSEQDDPQTLRLRIEDGTLKLITVDQHNKEVAGDLGRPDGLGLATASALATRLAPYRMGAPRRSAEPLSADFDLTTLLGIKDIQTHDVAAGWAAPRPGGRLRVPLGVGANGAPIELDIKESAQAGMGPHGMLIGATGSGKSELLRTLVLALALTHSSEILNFVLVDFKGGATFLGLDDLPHTSAVITNLADEAALVGRMREALHGELVRRQELLRKAGNHSSALDYERARAAGAPLDPLPTLFVVVDEFSELLAAHRDFMDLFIMIGRLGRSLGVHLLLASQRLDESRIHQLESHLSYRIGLRTFSAMESRGVLGVPDAYQLPADPGNGFLKNGVGALERFKAAYVSGPHRTARRNVEQAVVAQQIVPFTARFVANREVEPEPTPTPEPEVSTHSLLEVAVDRLRDSGPAAHRVWLPPLDAPSSLDELLPPLEITLEHGLCAADWPGRGGLRVPIGLVDRPFEQTRDPLIVDLSGADGHVAVVGGPQSGKSTTLRTLITALALTHSPAEVQFYCLDFGGGTLSGLQRLPHVGGVTGRLDLDRIHRTIGEVTALLARRERFFTDHAVDSMPAYRRRRAAGEFPGERHGDVFLVVDGWSTIRQDFMDLLPVFAELAARGLNYGIHLMLASGRWSEIAAAVRDLVGTQLELRLGDPVDSVINMRAAATVPKIPGRGLTEKELHFRTALPSLDGVDGEVTEHVATLVDRIATAWTGPAAPPVRMLPPVLAHAELPAPEQDVRIPLGLDDQKLEPLWHDFADSPHLLVVGDVETGKTNLLRLVIDGITRRYTPEEARIITVDYRRGLYEAVPEAHQLGYAVAADSVRELIDGVARAVHTRLPGPDISPARLRARDWWSGPQVFVVIDDYDMVTTSSGNAFQPLFDALAQGNALGLHLVVARGANGIGRGGNDPLLRRLVEVNTPVLLLSCPNSEGLVFGDVRPRTLIPGRAQYATRRGTTLVQTALSAHEAALSAK
- a CDS encoding S8 family serine peptidase — encoded protein: MRRQLAVACATFVLAANGGVAAAQDTVLPQIPQVLRAGQPCTGSSGKKITETPWQLPYLGADRLWPLSTGAGVTVAVVDTGVDSTAVPVEALGDAGKDCVGHGTVVASLIGAPVREGFKFAGLAPGARVLAVRGTDKSGVPSAGGIAGAIDAAVAAGARVICVAVGVAEADPGLGKAIERALAAGALVVAAAGPDSLPNKKVEPGPYYPAGFPGVLAVSALGPDGKAEAGSPGVLAAPGNLVVGTGPGGGQVVGSGPAFAAAHVAAAAALIRAYRPEITGSELAKRLRDKAYRQPGLAMLDPLAALTANQAEAPVTARREPVALAAVPDTVGPQRSALIVAGIVALAGCLLGAVAVVVPLGRRRGWRGGGR